The Triticum aestivum cultivar Chinese Spring chromosome 6D, IWGSC CS RefSeq v2.1, whole genome shotgun sequence genomic sequence GGGCTAGATAATACAATTGGCAAATGTAAAAATAAGATTGTGTTCTTCTCAAAAGAAAAATATTGTGATGCAGTTATTTAGCTAAGATTGATGCAATCAACAATGATATATGAAAGGAGTTATAGCAAAGTCCATACAAGCTCTCTGATATTCAAAATATCATTTAAAAAATATTGTTTGGGCTTTTGAGTATAGGCAATGCTCGGCTGTTCACCATGCTTGTTATCTACATATAGATATATATGAAATAACATAATACCTTCAAAGGTACTCCGTTGACTTCCATATCCACATACAACATAACCTGAAATAGAATGCTGGTCAGTTAATAAATAAGAATAGCATGTAAAATAGAAGCATACCGACTTACTAAAGAGTCAACATACCACTCGACCAAATGCTTCAGGATTATGCTCTATAGCAGCCTCCCAATTTTCATCAATGCCTTTCTGAATGACAAATTACAAGTACTCAGAACGTCAGGTATCTAATTAAGATTGCTGAGGTGAACAGGAGTATATAAAACACAGTAAGACAGAGCAAAGCTTTTGTGTGCACATCATTTTATATAAAAAGCATATGACATGCTCCTTCCTTTTCTAAATATAAAACTTTTTATAGAGATTTCAATAcagactacatacagatgtatatagacgtattttagagtgtagattcacttattttgctccgtatgtagtccatattggaatctctaaagagacttatatttatgaacggagggagtaataatatTTTAATATTATCCGACCATGAAAGCTAGCAGAAGGCTGTGTTTGTTTGGGCTTCAGTTTCCACAGATTCAGCTGTGGACTTGCTGTGCTGTCAAAACTGCTGTGCTGAGGAAAGAGCTGTGGCGAAGGTTAGCTGTTTGGCAATGCAGCTGTGGAAACGACTGTGGGCTGGTGAAAAGCCTGAAATGCCCTTAGAGTACTGAGATTAGTGTAACTTGTTGATTCTGTGTTAATATATTGTTTAAATGGTATTTTGACTGACAGGGAATGATTTGTTCTATGGTAATGCATAAAGTATTTCATAATAATAATTCTCTCACTTTCTTGCTCATATATACATAGAATAATATTGAGCAAAAGAATTATGTTGTCACGCAAGTCCATGCAAGTCACAATTGTTCGCACATGGAATTACAGGTCCGTACAAATACTATCCCTGCTGCGTTGCTTGTGATGAACTGGTGAGAGACGAGAGAGAGATGAGTCAGCTCGGATGGATCGGGAGAGGGATGGCATTCTCGTTGTAAATTGAACGAAACGGCTAGGTTAGCGGTGGGATTATCACGAAGCGCAAGCCGTTTTGTAGCCAAAGTACGCCCCCGGTCGCTTCGGCCTATAACACGTAAAACATCACGAAGCTGCTTTGAGCTGTCGCCACGAAGCTGTCCATTTTTAGGTGTTTGTTCCCGTTTCAGTTTTTTCCCACGAGAAACTGGCTCCGGAAGCTGTAACAAACACAGCCTTTACATACTTACATTCATGAAAAAAGAAATTCCCCTTTTGCACTATGCATCACTCTGACTCTTCATTATATTCAGTCACATGTCTATTCCTATGTTTATGATAAGCATTCTTAAGGCTTGTTTGGCATTGTTGTGGATTTTGAGGCTTGTTTGGCATTGTTTTGGATTTTGATAACCCCATTGGGTTGAGCTGCTTTTAGATAAGTACATGTTTGGCTAAAATTTTCTCTTGATGAAGTTGCAAACAGATACATTTTTTTGTGGGTCCACAAGACAGCAAGAGACAAACATATCCATATAGGCATTGTGTAGGTTATGTTAGAGATAGGAAGGTTAAGAAAAGGAATAACTCAAGTTACAAGTATTTCTGTTGGATACGGTTGGGTCTATTAGAAAGAGTAGTTAAATTAAGGAAGAGCCCAACTGAAATAGGAATGTAAGTTATGGTTCGGACTTGAGTTTGAACTGAGATCCAACTTGTGGATCAAGTCAGATGCTCCTGAGTATAATAAAGGTCCGATGTGTATGTAAACCTTTGGTCAAGCaatgaaataaataaaaatgtTCTCTCAGCCTCAGAGCCTCTCTTTCCACATCAGAAAAGAGCCCTGTCGGCAGATTGTTGAGGGCGAGTGGACCTTTACCCTAACCAAATTGCCTTGCTGTGGACCAAGGTTCATCTTCTCTATCGCAGAAGCATATTGAATGAAAGATGAGGACAACAATTGGATAACCAAATTAATTTACATTTAGTTTGATTAACCTTCTTATGACTGCTTCTCCACAGCGGCTTAAGAAATAAGCACTGCACTCTAACCTAAATAAGCCATCCCTTGGGTTGGTCATGTAATGATGATTGTGATATTTAACATTTGCCTCGTAACATATGAAAAGCCTAAACAGTCAACAGGTGTTATCCTCACAAAAAAGTTTCTACCTGCCGAATTGCAGCTTCAATTTTCTTCTGAGCCTCGACATCAAATGGATCAGCATACAATAAGgcctgaaaaaaatcataattaTCAATGACTTAACCTATTATTATTCAGCAAGTTTGCAAAAATAGAACACAGCAAGAAAAAGAATATGGAACTACCATCTCCTGAAGTGGTCAAATATATCTATCTAAGAGAACTTACAAGATGTGAAATTTTACAGCATATAGATGTAACAGCATGGAAATGTATTTATACAAATGCTATGGAATTAATGCAAGAAGAAGCATATGTTCTCAACTTTTTGTCACTAAGAACATAAAATAACTATCAGGGGAAAAATAGTTTTGCTAAGTCTCAATCAACTGAGATTTTCTTATCGATTCAGAACAGTGCAATTTCAGTTTACTGAAAAGTGCAACTTGCACTTCTTGTTTCAGAAAAGTGCAAAAAGGTGAAACTGGGTAGAAAAGTGCAAGTTGCATTTTTCAGTTTTCTGAATCGATTGAGACTTATGAAAATCTGAGTGGATTGCTTAATTTAGACTTAAATGCACCCAAATAAAAATTAGCGATTAGTCGATGAGATACTCACAAGCTCTTCTTCCTGTTTGCGTTTCAGTTGTAGTCTTTGTTGGTGGTGTGACCGCAAGATGTTTTGCAACTCAgtgatgtcatctccaaggatggctTGAGCTAATGAAGGGTCATTCTGCAAATTAAAAAGATATCGGTTCAAACAAAATAATGGACATATTTTCTGCAACTAACATCTGGGAATTGTAACCTGGCCAATATTGATAAATCAATGAAGCTACTAGCAAAGCATTACCTGAAGGAGTTGCGCCATAAGTTGTGAATCGCCACGAATATgttgttggaaagcttgaggaTTTACTGCCGATCCATCAGGATTTAACCTCATAATATCCTGAGATGTCCTGAAATTTTTGACCCAAGAAATTAACTAGTAGAAAGCATTGTCACTGCAGTGGCACTACATTGGTTAAGCTAAAAAATGTAGTGCATCTCTttcaacatcatggcagttctgatTTGTGATTATGATATACCAAAATTATAACTGACAGCTACAAAGAAGAAAACCAGCTCGACATACCAATAAAAGAAAACAAGACGTCACATGTAAGACCAGAAGCATCATATCAGGCATAACGAACAGCAGGAATGTAAGTATGTAAACCCTCAAGAAATTCCCTAGAGAACAACCAGAGGTGTCGAAAAACAACAACCGAACCTATTATTGGAGGCAACCATCATCACAAGATCACCATCATGGACTCCGATGGCGCTGAGCTTCTCGGCATTGTTCATCTCCTTGCCATTGAAATGAAGCAGCTGCTGCTGCAACGGCACTTGAGTCTAGCCACGCACAGACACCCAAAACCAACAATGTGAGGTCAAACCAGCCAAGGCAAAACCTGGAAGAGAAACCTGAAGAAAGATTTCGCTGGCGCCGGCTCACCTCCACCTCAAGAAGCGCCTTCAAATTCTCCACCTGCAAAACACGCGTGGCGCACAATTCAGCCAAAAGCCGCACAGATTTCGCGTCCATGGATCGCAACTACAGCTCAGTTTTAGCTCCACGAGCAGAAGACTCGCACGATTCTAGCCAAACCAAGATACCGCAGCTGTCGCAGCTAAAGATCCGATCTAACTCTACGCCTAAGCACGAGGCACCAATACGCCGCGGGGAGTGAATTGCAGGTCGCTGCGGTTCCCGCTTTCTCGCCGGAATTCCTTGGCCTTCTCGCGAGCTCGCCACCCGAATTTTGGCCCAAAGAAGCAGCCTTTATTGCCCGTCAAGATCGAGATGGGGGGCAAGTAGAGGAGGGACCGAGGGGGGCGGGACGGAGGCTTACGGATTCGTCGGGGTCGACGTCGAGGTTGAGAAACTGCTCGTCGGCGGTCATCACGGTGAGCTtcatctcgccgccgccggttgGAATCGCCTAGTCCTATGCCTCGGCTGTGGACAGAGGGAAGGAAGGAGGCGAGTCTACGGGCGTCAAATCGGGCTGCCTTCTTGCTTGCAGAGGTGGTAAAGAATCCTGACCCTGAGTCCCTGACGGTGTACCGCTCGGGAGTCTTACTGACAATACGTTCCAGGCCGTTCGATCCACGTACCTGGACCTGGAGGCCCAACTCCAGCAGGAAAGGATATCTGCCTTGAAAAAACTAGCTGTGCCTtactcaaaaaacaaaaaacaaaaaatactaGCTGTGCCAGGGTGGACGTCCCTAAACAGATgagcttagagcaactctagcagatgccGAAAAACGCGTCTCCCCTAAAATACCCGCCCGTTTTACGGCACCGGGACAAAAAATCATCCCTGACCAGGTCGCATAAAACGGCCCGTCCCGTATATTATTTTACGGGGAGTTGTAAAAATCGGCTCGCTCTCTCCATATGCCCGGTTtcctccaaccccccccccccctccccctatCGTTTCCTCTATCACTCACGTGACTTGGCAGGAGGGAAATTTCAGTCTGCGCCCGTCATtccgccgccgccccatcgccaaTCTCCGGCGATTTTTGCATCCCGCGGACACCCCCCCACCGTGGAGTGCTTCGGTCGCCCTTGTCCACGTCTTCTCCACCAAGTTGGAGCTCAAGGCTGATCAATCTTTACTGCGGGCGAGAGGCAGCCACCGGAACCATGGATCCGTCCCGGCTTCGTGGGGGGCTTGTTACGGGTGGATCCGCCCAGTCATCCGTGTGTGCCGAAGCCACGGGTAGGAGGCCGAGGGGAAGTAGGGGGTGGCGGTGGGGGAGGATTTGCATTCGATTGGTGGTGGGGAAGTTGAGGCGGCGGCTTTGCTTCTGGCGGATTTGCTACTGGTCAAAGGTAATATATAGAGCTTCCCTTGCGATATCATTTTCGGCCGACAGGCGATTTGTGACAAAGTCGTGGATTTATTTTTGTAGATGGGTTATTGGAGTTCGTCGACGGAGTCAGAGTCAGATGATTCTAACATAGAGGAGATGTTTTTTTGACGACGATGCCAACCAACTCATCTTGTTGCATCTCTTCTAAGAATTTGAAGTCAGCAAGAAGAAAAAGCATTGAGGATCGACGGTTGGTCGTCTATGCATTCCATGCAACCGAGCTCTCGATCACAATATGCTCATGAGGACTACTTTGTCGAGGTACCAACCTATCTGGCTCACCTCTTCTGTAGGCATTATCGAATGAGTAGATCTTTTTTGTTCGCATTGTTGAAGCTTGCGAGCAAAATTGTTGTTTCTTCACTCGCCGGAGGAATGTTGCCGTTTTTTTGGATTTAGTGCATACCAAAAAATATCGGCGGCAATGAGAAGGAGAGCATATGGCATTTCGGCCGACTACTCCAATGAGTATCTTCATATTGAAGAAGCTATCGCGCTCAAACGCGTGTGGGTGTTTGCCAAGACATTGACCCGAGTTTTTGGTCATGAGTACCTCTGAGCTCCCAATGAGAAGGACACAAAAAAGTTGATGGCAATGAACAAAGCAAGAGGATGGTCGGGCATGCCTGGGAGTGTGGATTGCAAGCATTTGAGATGGAAGAACTACCCTACGGCTTGGGTCGGGCAATACACCAGCCATAAATGTAAACCTACTATTGTGCTCGAAGTAGTGGTTTCGCATGACTTGTGGATTTGGTGTTGCTTCTTTGGATTGCTGGggtctctcaatgatatcaatgtattGCATAGATCACATCTTTTTGCGCAGCTAGCTATTGGAAAAGCTCCggcttgcaactacaacgtcaatGGACATGATTATACCATGGGGTATTATCTTGTTGACAGTATCTATCCTTCATGGGTAACATTTGCGAAGACCATCAGTAAGCCCGAAACCGGGAAACAAACTATTTTTGACCAAGCGCAAGAAGCATGCCAAAAGGATattgagagggcatttggtgtgTTGCAAGCTCGGTTTGCCATTGTTCGAGGTCTTGCTCGCAAAATTCTCTCAAATATTATGACTACATGTGTAATTCTACACAACATGATCATGAAGGTTGGGAGAGATTTAAATTTAGAGGTTTACTATGACAATATTAGTAGTCGTGTCAAGCCTGCCAGGAACACATATGAGATTGTTGCATTTCATGAGACCTACCAGAAGATTGAGGACAATGTCACACACACTCAGCACACTCAGCTCCGCGATGATCTCAGTGAGCCAAGTGGAAACTACATGGGAGATATACTCCCATTTTATTCATTTGATCTTATTTGCATTCATGTGTGATTTGAACAATTCTTTTAATTTTGGACCATTTGTTATTGTTTTAATTATTTGGATTTGAACATTTGTTATAATTGTGAGAATTATTGTATTGTATGATGCTAAAACATTAATAAGCTTGGTTTATATTGTTGTACTATTAAGATTATATTGTTCTTGTCCAGAAGCTCAATGAGCAAGGGGATAGATGTAACTCTCTGGCCTCCTGGAATATGGTCTGCCGACCCAAAGAATGTGGAGGGCTAGGTGTGATCGATCTCAAAATTCAAGGGGATGCACTCTTGCTCAAACACTTACACAAATTTCATAATGGCTGGAACGTGCCTTGGGTGCAACTCATTTGGGAAACGTATTACACAAACCAAATACCCCATGCatcggtgtaacatcccaaattttcaatttggaatgttttacaattattagctaagcatctatgcattttgattgaaattgagtggcatttgaaaatttCAGAGGCAGTTGAGTTTGTGTTGTGAATTGAACTTGTTTTggcattgaaatttatttcaaatatccctgacaaatacttgatcaaaagtatgagaggagctaacatgacactccaaaaatgtcagaataaatgtattgccaaaaagtttgaattcaaatttgattatttgggatttccagaattttttttgtttgagttttacctctggaaaaatgtgcacgttgtaggattaattcccctgagaattttgatatatatatgtcctatataaaaataatatatatgttTTTTCCTTCCCtctatttcaaaaaaaaagagaaagccccgagctggccaggccaaccggcccagcacccaggagccagccggcccagcccacagacgccgagccggcctgccccagcgCGCCCGCACGCCCGAACCCTCTCCCGATCGGTCGCCcgatcctctctccctctctctctctcactgacgcgcTGGCCCCACCTCTTTCTTTCCCCTCGCGCACGGCACGCCGCACCggagcacgcgcagagcgcgcccgACACCGCGATCTTCTCGGGATCGCGATCCCGCGTCGCCCCCTCGTCCAAGTCCATGTCCTATAAGTTCCTCTCGCTCTCCTCTCTCGAACCCCCTAAAACCCTACGCTCCAAACCCACCACAGCGCACGCCATCGCCattcgcatctcgccgccgccgcctcggttcgccgccACGTTCGCCGCCGGTGAGCACCACCTCGAACCCTCTTTCCATCCAAGCACTCCCCTCGCCGTTTCCCACCTTTTTGACAAGGTTTGGTCGCCCAGGAACGACCGAAGCCTCCGCCCCGAGCATCACCGCCCGCCGCCGGAGTTGCAGAGCACCAGGAGCCCCGCCGAGCTCGTCCCACTCGCCTCCGTCATCTTCGACCATCACCGAGACCACCCTCGACCTCGCCACGCTTCGCCGCACCTCTCCGACACCTTCTCCGACCTCCCTGACTACCGGAGCTGCCGCACTGCCaatgcccgagccgccgccgtcgtctccgttcGTCGCCGCCGACGCTGTAAGCCCGAGCTCCCCTCCACCGTTGGATCTCGCATGTATGGCCTAGATTAGAAGCAACGAAGGGGTACGGTTttatttaatagatcggttttactTACGGTTTTTTTTGTTAGATCGAACCGGTCGACGTTTCTGTTTAGCCGCGGGCGCTTTTTATTTAGATTTTGCATGAGCGGCATATAGGCCCAATAGCgcggttttctttttagttttatttctcagtttctgtttttagcagaatagttctgtttttgtttttaCTATTTCTTTTAGTTGGTtcattatttttagttgattctttttttgtgagtttgaaaatttgttgtagtttctgtagaaaatatgttcagccatgtttaaattattagaaatagttttatattagatttagacagattagtttttctgccacaaattgagctaggattattttttttagtgattctttttgctactgcttagttttgaccatgcctagcagtaggaacttgtttgggtattttagatttaataaataattagttttatgtcgaaatcaagtttttcttgtttatttagctagctgctgttttcctactgttctagttagcaaattattttatttttattattttatattttattttagattagtttctgtagctacagaggatgaacttttatttacagtagaataaaagttttattttattttctttgctaggattgttttaggcataataggagttctataatagcttttgatgtgattctttttgctcctagtttgtatgatgttttcccttctgttagttagcaaaaccaatgcttaggttctgttaagaaaagttttagttgtgtaaaactatttcttagttgttgcttgatttgctttctccgagtttttctttggttttggtttgagtgcttgggtgttttacttcaacttgctgttatgttatattgtgttatacttatttgtgctattgtttgactcggtagaatttccggagtgcgaagcctgctattacgagtcgctagctttcgaagaccgtcagccaggcaagtcatttgatcatgtttttacaatacctatgattttattgcattagagttatacctccccaccatgcatgcagtaggagaattttgttaagttatgttcttgagtagtatcatgaggtaggatgaacccttctcccttgttaccgatgcccgggacgatgtagtttattttgctatgctttagtagacggggttggttgagtgattcataagggagatgcgagagtcaagatgatgacaaccccatgacgtcaagctcaagatggacttcaaaattcactactgggtggaggacggttgacgggcaccctggagaaaccagcggatggccgggatgcatggagaagcgccatgacatcttgcggaaagcttcacccagccacgaagagac encodes the following:
- the LOC123144184 gene encoding protein DNA-DAMAGE INDUCIBLE 1; this encodes MKLTVMTADEQFLNLDVDPDESVENLKALLEVETQVPLQQQLLHFNGKEMNNAEKLSAIGVHDGDLVMMVASNNRTSQDIMRLNPDGSAVNPQAFQQHIRGDSQLMAQLLQNDPSLAQAILGDDITELQNILRSHHQQRLQLKRKQEEELALLYADPFDVEAQKKIEAAIRQKGIDENWEAAIEHNPEAFGRVVMLYVDMEVNGVPLKAFVDSGAQSTIISKDCAERCGLLRLLDQRYRGVAIGVGQSEILGRIHVAAIKIGHAFYPCSFTVLDAPNMEFLFGLDMLRKHQCIIDLKDNVLRVGGGEVSVPFLHEKDIPSHIRDGEKSSNLASSSQGAAGESSKAREKTPDVPPPSSPAGAQAVIPPQGGDFEAKVIKLVELGFDRASVIQALQLCNGNEDQAAGYLFGG